In a genomic window of Callithrix jacchus isolate 240 chromosome 22, calJac240_pri, whole genome shotgun sequence:
- the ZNF256 gene encoding zinc finger protein 256 isoform X1, producing the protein MAAAELTAPALGIVTFEDVAVYFSWKEWSLLDEAQKCLYHDVMLENLTLTTSLGGCGTEDEEAPYQQSTSPQRGSQVRIPKALPSPQKTNSCEICGPVLREILHLVEYQGTHHGQKLYTDGACRKQLQFTAYLHQHQKEHVGQKHFRSNVGRDMFLNSCTFQVSGKPFTCKEVGKDFLMRSRFLQQQATHTRKKSNRTNSAVAFHSVKNHKNWGERMKAFSYKHVLIQHQGDLSRERCYMCSECGKSFSTSCGLSDHLRVHTENPYTCEECGKSYRQSSSLITHRRVHTGVRPHQCDECGKLFRRKYDLIIHQRVHTGERPYKCSECGKSFSHSSSLITHQRIHTGTRPYECSECGKSFIHSSSLITHQRVHTGKRPYMCSECGKSFSQSCHLIKHRRLHIGEGPYECSECGKLFTYRSRFFQHQRVHTGVRSHECHECGKLFSRKFDLIVHQRVHTGERPYECSECGKSFTCKSYLIAHWKVHTGSRPYECGECGKSFTHSSTLLQHQRVHTGERPYECKECGKFFSQSSSLIRHRRNHTGEKPYECSECQKSFSNRSSLVKHQRIHTGERPYECGECGKSFSQSSNLSNHQRVHSGERPYECSDCGKSFTFNSNLLKHQNVHKG; encoded by the exons ATGGCTGCCGCCGAGCTGACGGCCCCGGCCCTG GGTATTGTGACCTTTGAGGACGTGGCTGTGTACTTCTCCTGGAAGGAATGGAGTCTCCTTGATGAGGCTCAGAAATGCCTGTACCACgatgtgatgctggagaactTGACACTTACAACCTCCCTGG gtGGTTGTGGAACAGAGGATGAGGAGGCACCTTATCAGCAGAGCACTTCTCCACAGCGGGGGTCACAGGTTAGGATTCCTAAGGCCCTTCCTTCTCCCCAGAAGACCAACTCCTGTGAGATATGTGGCCCAGTCTTGAGAGAGATTTTGCACTTGGTTGAGTACCAGGGAACACACCATGGTCAGAAACTGTACACAGATGGGGCATGCAGGAAACAATTACAATTTACTGCATACCTTCATCAGCACCAGAAGGAGCATGTTGGACAGAAACACTTCAGAAGCAATGTGGGCAGAGACATGTTTTTGAACAGCTGCACATTTCAAGTATCTGGGAAGCCCTTCACTTGCAAGGAAGTTGGGAAGGATTTCCTGATGAGATCAAGATTTCTCCAGCAACAGGCTACTCacaccagaaagaagtcaaacagAACCAACAGTGCAGTCGCTTTTCACAGtgtaaaaaatcataaaaactgGGGAGAACGTATGAAAGCTTTCAGCTACAAACATGTACTTATTCAGCACCAGGGAGACCTCAGTAGGGAAAGATGTTACATgtgcagtgaatgtgggaaatCTTTTAGCACAAGCTGTGGCCTCAGTGATCATTTGAGAGTTCACACAGAAAACCCTTATACATGTGAGGAATGTGGGAAATCCTATAGGCAAAGCTCTAGCCTTATTACACACCGAAGAGTTCACACTGGAGTAAGACCTCATCAATGTGATGAATGTGGAAAATTATTTAGAAGGAAGTATGACCTTATTATACATCAGAGAGTTCATACTGGAGAAAGGCCTTACAagtgcagtgaatgtgggaaatCCTTTAGCCATAGCTCTAGCCTCATTacacatcagagaattcatactggaacGAGGCCTTATGAGTGCAGTGAGTGTGGCAAATCCTTTATCCATAGTTCTAGCCTTATTACTCACCAGAGAGTTCACACTGGTAAAAGGCCTTATATgtgcagtgaatgtgggaaatCCTTTAGCCAAAGTTGTCATCTCATTAAACACCGGAGACTTCACATTGGAGAAGGGCCTTATGAGTGTAGTGAATGTGGGAAATTGTTTACTTACAGATCTCGTTTCTTCCAACACCAGAGAGTTCATACTGGAGTAAGATCTCATGAATGTCATGAATGTGGAAAATTATTTAGCAGGAAATTTGACCTCATTGTTCATCAGAGAGTTCACACAGGCGAAAGGCCATATGAGTGCAGTGAATGTGGAAAATCCTTTACCTGTAAATCCTATCTCATTGCACATTGGAAAGTTCACACTGGGTCAAGGCCTTATGAATGTGGGGAATGTGGGAAATCATTTACCCATAGCTCTACACTCCTTCAACACCAGagagttcacactggagaaaggccTTACGAGTGCAAGGAATGTGGGAAATTTTTTAGCCAGAGCTCCAGCCTCATTAGACATAGGAGAAATCACACCGGAGAAAAGCCTTATGAGTGCAGTGAGTGTCAGAAATCCTTTAGTAACCGCTCTAGCCTTGTTAAACACcaaagaattcacactggagaaaggccTTATGAATGTGGTGAATGTGGAAAATCCTTTAGCCAGAGCTCTAACCTCAGCAATCACCAGCGAGTTCACAGTGGGGAAAGGCCTTATGAGTGTAGTGACTGTGGAAAATCTTTTACCTTCAACTCCAATCTCCTAAAACACCAGAATGTTCACAAGGGATAA
- the ZNF256 gene encoding zinc finger protein 256 isoform X2: MFLNSCTFQVSGKPFTCKEVGKDFLMRSRFLQQQATHTRKKSNRTNSAVAFHSVKNHKNWGERMKAFSYKHVLIQHQGDLSRERCYMCSECGKSFSTSCGLSDHLRVHTENPYTCEECGKSYRQSSSLITHRRVHTGVRPHQCDECGKLFRRKYDLIIHQRVHTGERPYKCSECGKSFSHSSSLITHQRIHTGTRPYECSECGKSFIHSSSLITHQRVHTGKRPYMCSECGKSFSQSCHLIKHRRLHIGEGPYECSECGKLFTYRSRFFQHQRVHTGVRSHECHECGKLFSRKFDLIVHQRVHTGERPYECSECGKSFTCKSYLIAHWKVHTGSRPYECGECGKSFTHSSTLLQHQRVHTGERPYECKECGKFFSQSSSLIRHRRNHTGEKPYECSECQKSFSNRSSLVKHQRIHTGERPYECGECGKSFSQSSNLSNHQRVHSGERPYECSDCGKSFTFNSNLLKHQNVHKG, encoded by the coding sequence ATGTTTTTGAACAGCTGCACATTTCAAGTATCTGGGAAGCCCTTCACTTGCAAGGAAGTTGGGAAGGATTTCCTGATGAGATCAAGATTTCTCCAGCAACAGGCTACTCacaccagaaagaagtcaaacagAACCAACAGTGCAGTCGCTTTTCACAGtgtaaaaaatcataaaaactgGGGAGAACGTATGAAAGCTTTCAGCTACAAACATGTACTTATTCAGCACCAGGGAGACCTCAGTAGGGAAAGATGTTACATgtgcagtgaatgtgggaaatCTTTTAGCACAAGCTGTGGCCTCAGTGATCATTTGAGAGTTCACACAGAAAACCCTTATACATGTGAGGAATGTGGGAAATCCTATAGGCAAAGCTCTAGCCTTATTACACACCGAAGAGTTCACACTGGAGTAAGACCTCATCAATGTGATGAATGTGGAAAATTATTTAGAAGGAAGTATGACCTTATTATACATCAGAGAGTTCATACTGGAGAAAGGCCTTACAagtgcagtgaatgtgggaaatCCTTTAGCCATAGCTCTAGCCTCATTacacatcagagaattcatactggaacGAGGCCTTATGAGTGCAGTGAGTGTGGCAAATCCTTTATCCATAGTTCTAGCCTTATTACTCACCAGAGAGTTCACACTGGTAAAAGGCCTTATATgtgcagtgaatgtgggaaatCCTTTAGCCAAAGTTGTCATCTCATTAAACACCGGAGACTTCACATTGGAGAAGGGCCTTATGAGTGTAGTGAATGTGGGAAATTGTTTACTTACAGATCTCGTTTCTTCCAACACCAGAGAGTTCATACTGGAGTAAGATCTCATGAATGTCATGAATGTGGAAAATTATTTAGCAGGAAATTTGACCTCATTGTTCATCAGAGAGTTCACACAGGCGAAAGGCCATATGAGTGCAGTGAATGTGGAAAATCCTTTACCTGTAAATCCTATCTCATTGCACATTGGAAAGTTCACACTGGGTCAAGGCCTTATGAATGTGGGGAATGTGGGAAATCATTTACCCATAGCTCTACACTCCTTCAACACCAGagagttcacactggagaaaggccTTACGAGTGCAAGGAATGTGGGAAATTTTTTAGCCAGAGCTCCAGCCTCATTAGACATAGGAGAAATCACACCGGAGAAAAGCCTTATGAGTGCAGTGAGTGTCAGAAATCCTTTAGTAACCGCTCTAGCCTTGTTAAACACcaaagaattcacactggagaaaggccTTATGAATGTGGTGAATGTGGAAAATCCTTTAGCCAGAGCTCTAACCTCAGCAATCACCAGCGAGTTCACAGTGGGGAAAGGCCTTATGAGTGTAGTGACTGTGGAAAATCTTTTACCTTCAACTCCAATCTCCTAAAACACCAGAATGTTCACAAGGGATAA